A window of the Deltaproteobacteria bacterium genome harbors these coding sequences:
- the pabB gene encoding aminodeoxychorismate synthase component I translates to MIDLQLTPDQLPRELFEQPYFFLLETTLPDSRNRWTIAGWNPTLILSSTSEPNLLERLRKELIKETSERAYRDTPLLPFQGGWIGYIGYEFYRFLGEKIPSRKSDLIPEGLFGYYEKFYAYDHEKKKAYRAPKDQELPSWFLRKSQHHSSHVPLVQGFPAGHDSSLMVATSSKPSGKAPDLFSNFSKKAYLRTIDKIKNYITAGDCYQVNLSQRFSCAVKESPYDIYQRLKQISPAPYSAFLNLGDTQIISSSPESFLQVKNKEVTTRPIKGTRPRGKTVADDARLKEELTISTKDRAELLMITDLLRNDLGKVCEKGSIHVPSLCEVESFAQVHHLVSTIQGTLKEDTDVIDLLKATFPGGSITGAPKIRAMEIIHELETVPRNVYTGAIGFISLNGHAEFNIAIRTMVIKEGQAYFWGGGGIVSDSSPEEEYLETTVKVEGLVSSVS, encoded by the coding sequence ATGATTGATCTGCAACTGACTCCCGATCAGCTTCCTCGTGAGCTCTTTGAACAACCTTATTTTTTCCTCCTGGAAACAACATTGCCTGACAGTCGAAACCGATGGACGATCGCCGGATGGAATCCCACACTCATTCTTTCGTCAACTTCAGAACCAAACCTTCTGGAGAGGCTTCGAAAAGAATTAATAAAAGAAACATCTGAAAGGGCGTATCGCGATACGCCCCTACTACCTTTTCAAGGCGGATGGATCGGTTACATCGGTTACGAGTTTTACCGCTTTCTGGGGGAGAAAATCCCCTCTCGGAAATCAGACCTGATCCCTGAAGGACTGTTTGGGTATTATGAAAAATTTTATGCTTATGATCATGAGAAAAAGAAAGCCTACCGGGCGCCAAAAGACCAGGAGCTTCCCTCCTGGTTTCTGCGAAAATCGCAGCACCATTCGAGTCATGTCCCTCTGGTCCAAGGCTTCCCGGCGGGTCATGACTCGAGTTTAATGGTAGCGACGTCCTCGAAACCATCCGGGAAGGCTCCTGATCTTTTCAGCAATTTCTCAAAAAAAGCTTACCTTCGGACAATTGACAAAATCAAAAACTACATCACCGCCGGTGATTGTTATCAGGTTAATCTGTCACAGAGGTTTTCTTGTGCCGTGAAGGAATCCCCGTATGACATCTATCAACGCTTAAAACAAATCAGCCCCGCCCCTTATTCGGCATTCCTGAATCTCGGTGACACCCAAATCATCTCCTCCTCTCCCGAATCTTTTCTGCAGGTGAAAAACAAAGAGGTCACAACACGGCCGATCAAAGGAACACGCCCTCGTGGAAAAACTGTCGCCGATGACGCTCGATTAAAAGAGGAATTGACCATCAGTACGAAAGATCGAGCCGAACTCCTCATGATTACCGATCTGCTCCGTAATGATTTAGGAAAAGTCTGTGAAAAGGGATCGATTCATGTCCCCTCCCTCTGTGAAGTCGAGAGTTTTGCCCAGGTCCATCACCTGGTCTCGACGATACAAGGGACTCTCAAAGAGGATACCGACGTTATCGATCTCCTGAAGGCAACATTCCCAGGTGGTTCGATCACAGGGGCCCCGAAGATTCGGGCGATGGAAATTATCCATGAACTCGAAACGGTGCCAAGAAACGTCTATACAGGTGCGATCGGTTTTATCAGCCTGAATGGTCATGCCGAGTTCAATATTGCGATTCGAACAATGGTTATTAAGGAAGGACAGGCCTATTTCTGGGGTGGAGGGGGGATCGTCTCCGATTCGTCCCCTGAAGAAGAATACCTGGAAACAACGGTCAAGGTGGAAGGACTCGTCTCGTCAGTTTCTTAA
- a CDS encoding TIGR02147 family protein: MANIYDYLDYRRFLKDRVENLRINGRFSFRNFNRRSGFRSSAALKLVMDGRRNLAQEGIFKVTKGFKLTSTEAKFFTHLVQMTQATTHEEKDFHFRQLAAYRPFRKAKELTALQYDCLSHWYYAAILELVRLHNFQENPEWIVRRLGGNVTLSEVRRALTDLEQLKFLQRNKEGKIERTEQTLVTPDEVRSLSVVNFHRQMCDLAKKAVSEVPSDRREFSSITIALSEEGFSKIKARFQEFKRELDSYLEENQTQKNQVIQINLQVFPLTTKES; the protein is encoded by the coding sequence ATGGCCAACATCTACGATTATCTCGACTACAGGCGTTTTCTGAAGGATCGGGTAGAAAATCTTCGGATCAATGGTCGCTTTTCCTTCCGAAACTTCAACCGCCGCTCCGGTTTTCGATCCTCGGCAGCCCTCAAGTTGGTCATGGATGGGAGGAGAAACCTGGCTCAGGAGGGGATTTTCAAGGTCACGAAGGGTTTTAAATTAACCTCGACCGAGGCGAAATTCTTTACCCACCTGGTCCAGATGACCCAGGCGACAACCCACGAAGAAAAAGATTTTCACTTCAGACAACTTGCCGCCTATCGCCCTTTCCGCAAGGCAAAGGAACTCACAGCACTTCAGTATGATTGCCTCTCTCATTGGTACTACGCCGCTATCCTTGAACTCGTTCGGCTTCATAACTTTCAGGAAAATCCTGAGTGGATCGTCCGTCGACTCGGCGGAAACGTCACCCTTTCTGAAGTCCGAAGGGCCTTGACCGATCTCGAACAACTTAAATTTCTGCAACGAAACAAAGAGGGAAAAATTGAGAGAACAGAACAGACATTGGTCACACCGGATGAAGTCAGAAGCCTCTCTGTCGTCAATTTTCATCGGCAGATGTGTGATCTTGCCAAAAAGGCGGTTTCAGAAGTTCCGTCAGATCGTCGAGAGTTTTCTTCGATCACGATTGCCCTCTCTGAAGAAGGGTTTTCGAAAATCAAGGCGAGATTTCAGGAGTTCAAAAGAGAACTGGATTCCTATTTAGAGGAAAATCAAACCCAGAAAAACCAGGTCATCCAAATCAACCTGCAAGTTTTTCCGCTCACAACGAAGGAGAGCTAA
- a CDS encoding ABC transporter substrate-binding protein: MIKTIRILIGLLLFWPSLTVASTPLETARSFLKELVTVSTLQTIEERTDRIRGLVQGHFDFNSFYQKTLADHWTQWTLLEQLSFDHSFRGKFVEHLAKNANRIKSLHETQIRFKLSKLPNQVVKVTATGTHGGERIPVSLYLVFRNGDWKVYDLDVAGANLSRNYKGRFNYLIRNEGYSGLLAKLSTTTPHP, translated from the coding sequence ATGATAAAAACCATCCGAATCCTTATCGGACTTCTACTGTTCTGGCCCTCACTCACAGTCGCCTCGACACCACTCGAAACGGCGCGCTCCTTTCTGAAAGAACTCGTCACTGTCTCCACTCTCCAGACGATTGAAGAGCGAACCGACAGGATCAGAGGGCTGGTCCAAGGGCACTTCGACTTCAACAGTTTCTATCAAAAGACACTGGCTGATCATTGGACTCAATGGACCCTTCTGGAACAACTCAGCTTTGATCATTCCTTTCGGGGAAAATTTGTCGAGCATCTTGCAAAGAATGCCAACCGTATAAAGTCGCTTCATGAGACCCAGATTCGCTTCAAGCTCTCCAAACTCCCAAACCAAGTAGTTAAGGTCACCGCGACGGGAACCCACGGTGGAGAAAGGATCCCGGTCTCGCTCTACCTTGTTTTTCGAAATGGTGACTGGAAGGTCTACGACCTCGATGTCGCGGGCGCGAATCTTTCACGGAATTATAAGGGGAGGTTTAACTACCTGATCCGAAATGAAGGGTACAGCGGGCTTCTTGCAAAACTTTCAACTACAACTCCACACCCATAG
- a CDS encoding aminotransferase class IV → MKPFVSINSRLIPLQKARISVLNAGYLYGEGLFETLLAVEGKVLFFEKHLERLLNGTKALQITLPMSGPKIKQEILRLLKTNKLSKKVAYVRLCLSADEEQVGSRNRSNSALKRRKTTLVIFAIPFHPFSPEFFKKGGRLILIRSTRNDDFPVVGVKSTNYLTRMMARREILKRGAVEGLLMNQSGRLTEGASSNFFLVKKGVLITPPLSEGLLPGVTRDVIIRLAKKIKIPFQEKPVTIKDLRNADEIFVTSTLKGVMPIRNFEGANKKPGEISATLMSAYESSWSRSP, encoded by the coding sequence GTGAAACCTTTCGTATCCATTAATAGCCGGCTTATCCCACTTCAGAAGGCACGGATCTCCGTCCTGAATGCCGGCTATCTTTACGGCGAGGGGCTCTTCGAGACGCTTTTGGCGGTCGAGGGAAAGGTCCTATTTTTTGAAAAACATCTTGAACGACTATTGAATGGGACAAAGGCACTGCAGATCACCCTCCCGATGTCCGGTCCGAAAATCAAACAGGAAATCCTCCGACTCCTGAAAACGAACAAACTCTCGAAGAAGGTCGCCTACGTCCGTCTCTGCCTTTCGGCCGATGAGGAACAGGTTGGCTCCAGAAATCGGAGCAACAGCGCATTGAAAAGGAGAAAGACAACACTGGTTATTTTTGCCATCCCTTTTCACCCGTTCTCGCCCGAGTTCTTCAAAAAAGGGGGACGACTGATCTTGATCCGTTCGACACGAAACGACGACTTCCCGGTCGTCGGAGTCAAATCAACGAACTACCTGACCCGGATGATGGCGCGTCGGGAAATTCTGAAGAGAGGTGCCGTCGAGGGACTTCTGATGAATCAATCAGGACGCCTTACCGAAGGGGCCTCGAGCAATTTCTTTCTGGTCAAAAAAGGGGTCTTGATCACACCTCCCCTCTCGGAAGGACTCCTGCCGGGAGTCACGCGAGACGTGATTATCCGTTTAGCCAAAAAAATAAAAATCCCATTCCAGGAAAAACCGGTCACCATCAAAGATCTACGAAACGCCGATGAGATTTTTGTGACGAGCACGCTGAAAGGGGTGATGCCGATTCGAAATTTTGAAGGTGCCAATAAAAAACCGGGGGAAATCTCTGCTACTCTGATGTCCGCCTACGAATCCAGCTGGTCACGTAGTCCTTAG
- the thiD gene encoding bifunctional hydroxymethylpyrimidine kinase/phosphomethylpyrimidine kinase: MLRIVLTIAGSDPSGGAGIQVDLQVFHSLKVNGISAITALTAQNEARFYSMNPVASTLLREQLRSITPHFKPSVIKIGMLGTEQNVLAVYRFLESEKNAKVVLDPIIRSSTGAILLDPKGVAILKQLLIPKVTVVTPNLDEAEVLTGLRVRTIEEMKAAALYLHQGCRGVKAVLVKGGHLEEEATDVLYDGEKWHFYTSHVQFTKKVHGTGCVYSAALASYLARGQSIERSAKLAKDYVTSWIRRRTSE, translated from the coding sequence ATGTTGCGTATTGTCCTCACTATTGCTGGTTCTGACCCTTCTGGTGGAGCGGGGATTCAGGTCGATCTCCAGGTCTTTCATTCATTAAAAGTGAATGGGATCTCGGCGATCACTGCTCTGACCGCTCAAAACGAGGCGCGGTTTTATTCGATGAATCCGGTCGCCTCGACCCTCTTGAGAGAACAACTTCGATCAATTACCCCCCACTTCAAGCCATCGGTGATCAAGATCGGCATGTTGGGGACAGAACAGAATGTCCTCGCCGTTTATCGGTTTTTGGAATCTGAGAAAAATGCGAAGGTTGTTCTGGATCCGATTATCCGTTCCTCCACGGGGGCGATCCTCCTCGACCCGAAAGGGGTTGCGATCCTGAAGCAGTTACTGATTCCGAAGGTAACTGTCGTGACACCGAATCTGGATGAGGCGGAGGTTCTGACCGGTCTTCGGGTGAGGACGATCGAAGAGATGAAGGCGGCAGCCCTCTATCTTCATCAAGGATGCCGTGGTGTGAAGGCGGTTCTGGTGAAGGGGGGACATCTGGAAGAAGAGGCGACCGATGTCCTCTATGATGGGGAGAAATGGCATTTCTATACCTCCCATGTTCAATTCACAAAAAAAGTTCACGGGACCGGGTGTGTTTACTCCGCCGCTTTGGCTTCTTACCTGGCGCGGGGGCAATCGATCGAGAGGTCGGCGAAACTCGCTAAGGACTACGTGACCAGCTGGATTCGTAGGCGGACATCAGAGTAG
- the thiE gene encoding thiamine phosphate synthase, with translation MNENLAGLYTIADTHSSRNLSPREIALMYLQGGATTLQLRMKGAPADQVFQAAREIVGLKELFNFRLIVNDSLEVAREINADGYHGGKEDPSIEEARRILGPRKLIGYSSHSVAEALEAEKRGADYVAFGAIFPSPSKGHDHPVQGIEKLREVVSLLNVPVVAIGGIGRDNIKRVLSTGVSMVAMISALLRPGVSTVDEVKFYRGLFKGRS, from the coding sequence ATGAATGAAAATCTGGCAGGACTTTACACGATTGCTGATACTCATTCCTCTAGAAACCTTTCGCCGAGAGAGATTGCCTTAATGTACCTTCAGGGGGGGGCGACGACCCTCCAGCTCCGGATGAAAGGGGCTCCTGCTGATCAAGTTTTTCAGGCGGCTCGCGAGATTGTTGGGTTGAAGGAGTTATTTAATTTCCGCTTGATTGTGAATGATTCTCTGGAAGTGGCCCGAGAGATCAATGCCGATGGGTACCATGGAGGAAAAGAAGATCCGTCAATCGAAGAGGCGCGCCGAATTTTAGGGCCTCGGAAATTGATCGGGTATTCGTCACATTCGGTTGCCGAGGCGTTAGAGGCGGAAAAGAGGGGGGCCGATTATGTGGCGTTTGGGGCGATCTTTCCCTCTCCATCGAAAGGGCATGATCATCCGGTGCAAGGAATTGAAAAGTTGCGGGAGGTTGTCAGCCTTCTAAATGTTCCCGTCGTTGCGATAGGTGGGATTGGACGCGACAATATAAAGAGGGTTTTGTCGACTGGTGTCTCGATGGTCGCAATGATCTCCGCCTTGCTCCGACCGGGCGTTAGCACTGTAGACGAGGTGAAGTTTTACAGGGGTCTTTTCAAAGGTAGAAGTTGA
- a CDS encoding ZIP family metal transporter encodes MEGFLTNLGVYSAVLSLSVILGGIIPLLFSVVRKHLPVFLSFSAGIMLGATLIHLVPEAIELIGKETSFWVLIGFLFLYAFERFVTVHICEALECEVHSMGIAAAIGISAHALTDGIALGSGLLVSGLGFVVLVTIFFHKLPEAFALTSILLHESKARTRVVFFNLLLIVMIPVGGLLVYWLSGFGFPHLSGYALAFSAGTFLHIAISDLLPEIHKYSDRRVTLFVSFLFGLFWMYLLGKVLHAAG; translated from the coding sequence ATGGAAGGTTTTCTCACCAATTTAGGTGTCTACTCCGCCGTTCTTTCTCTCTCTGTTATTCTCGGCGGGATTATCCCGCTGCTCTTTTCCGTTGTTCGCAAGCATCTCCCTGTTTTTCTCTCCTTTTCTGCCGGGATCATGCTGGGGGCGACACTCATTCATCTGGTCCCTGAGGCGATCGAGCTGATTGGGAAGGAGACCTCTTTTTGGGTCCTGATCGGATTTCTTTTCCTTTATGCCTTTGAGCGGTTCGTGACCGTTCATATCTGTGAGGCGCTTGAGTGTGAGGTGCATTCGATGGGGATTGCGGCAGCGATCGGGATTTCCGCCCATGCCCTGACTGATGGGATTGCGCTTGGCTCCGGTCTCCTGGTTTCAGGGCTTGGTTTTGTTGTTTTAGTCACTATTTTCTTTCACAAACTTCCCGAGGCCTTTGCCCTGACCTCGATTCTTCTGCATGAATCGAAGGCCCGCACGAGGGTTGTTTTCTTCAATCTCCTCCTGATCGTCATGATTCCTGTCGGGGGGTTGTTGGTTTATTGGCTCTCAGGATTTGGATTCCCCCATCTGAGTGGTTACGCCCTTGCCTTTTCTGCAGGGACCTTTCTCCACATAGCGATTTCCGATCTTTTACCGGAGATCCATAAATATTCTGACAGGAGGGTAACGCTATTTGTGAGTTTCCTTTTCGGTCTTTTCTGGATGTATCTTTTAGGGAAGGTTTTACACGCCGCGGGGTGA
- a CDS encoding enoyl-CoA hydratase/isomerase family protein, translating into MKYIILENRGPALWITLNRPEVKNAFSLEMATELLKAIRQGMKEKQTAVIVITGAGGSFSAGGDIKAMSQTKKLKDFFLKISKIIHAAVLEMRNGDKPVIAAIPGYVGGIAFGMVLGTDLRIASTEARFNAATIRLGLVANGGATWFLPRLIGLARASEILLLGDILSADDALKIGLINRVVSAAELETTVQSIAERLAAGPKKALGRLKKILQQGLHSPLPLQLERERQAIAWSSTTDDFQEGMRAFLQKRKPAFNRP; encoded by the coding sequence GTGAAATATATAATACTTGAAAATCGCGGCCCTGCCCTCTGGATCACCCTCAATCGCCCCGAGGTCAAAAACGCCTTCAGTCTCGAGATGGCGACTGAATTGTTGAAGGCGATCCGACAGGGGATGAAGGAGAAACAAACAGCGGTCATTGTCATAACCGGTGCCGGTGGCAGCTTCTCTGCCGGTGGGGATATCAAGGCGATGAGCCAGACAAAAAAACTAAAAGATTTTTTTCTGAAGATTTCCAAAATCATCCACGCCGCTGTCCTCGAAATGAGAAACGGTGACAAACCGGTTATTGCCGCCATTCCCGGTTATGTCGGCGGGATCGCGTTTGGAATGGTTTTGGGAACTGACCTCCGAATCGCCTCGACAGAGGCGAGGTTCAATGCCGCCACAATCCGCCTTGGTCTTGTTGCGAATGGAGGGGCTACCTGGTTTCTTCCTCGACTCATCGGTCTCGCGCGCGCCTCCGAAATCCTGCTCTTGGGGGATATCCTCTCCGCCGATGACGCATTGAAGATCGGTCTCATCAATCGAGTTGTTTCTGCTGCAGAATTGGAGACAACCGTGCAATCGATCGCGGAGCGCCTTGCGGCAGGACCCAAAAAGGCGTTGGGTCGTTTAAAAAAGATCCTTCAACAAGGCCTTCACTCCCCCCTCCCCCTCCAACTCGAACGAGAACGTCAGGCAATCGCCTGGTCGTCAACAACCGACGATTTTCAGGAGGGGATGAGGGCTTTCCTTCAAAAAAGGAAACCTGCATTTAACCGACCATGA
- the tsaD gene encoding tRNA (adenosine(37)-N6)-threonylcarbamoyltransferase complex transferase subunit TsaD, whose amino-acid sequence MIILGIETSCDETSVAILNMKIRRGDRPVAPTIKILSNLIASQDEVHTPYGGIVPELASRRHIEILEPMVREALKRANLKLSGLNGIAVTHMPGLVGSLLVGLSFAKSLAFSLQIPFIGVSHLEGHLNAPFLENPKISYPQIGLIVSGGHTALYEIKKFGDYRLLGGTRDDAAGEAFDKVAKILGLGYPGGPFIDRLAREGNPEAVKLPKPKLPRYDFSFSGLKTAVKNLTHDARRKTHDVCASFQETVVDHLIEKTIAAAKNRRCRHVILSGGVACNSRLKEKLGASLKKSGRHLWFPSPKFCTDNAAMIAYTGGRYLLQGKSSPLDLNAYANVDLKSPLAPLFQRGVVKI is encoded by the coding sequence ATGATCATCCTCGGCATCGAAACCTCGTGTGATGAAACCTCGGTTGCTATTTTAAATATGAAAATCCGTAGGGGCGACCGGCCGGTCGCCCCTACCATTAAAATCCTCTCGAATCTGATCGCCTCTCAAGATGAAGTTCATACCCCGTATGGTGGGATCGTCCCTGAGCTCGCCAGTCGTCGACATATAGAGATCCTCGAACCAATGGTCCGAGAGGCACTCAAACGTGCCAATCTCAAACTCTCGGGCCTCAATGGAATTGCTGTCACACATATGCCGGGGCTGGTTGGATCACTCCTCGTTGGACTTTCTTTTGCGAAAAGCCTTGCGTTCAGCTTACAAATCCCGTTCATCGGTGTGAGTCACCTGGAGGGACATCTGAACGCCCCCTTCCTGGAAAACCCAAAGATCTCCTATCCGCAGATCGGTCTGATCGTCTCCGGTGGTCATACCGCTCTCTATGAAATCAAAAAGTTTGGTGATTATCGACTGCTTGGTGGGACCCGAGATGACGCCGCCGGTGAGGCGTTCGACAAGGTCGCCAAAATTTTGGGTCTCGGTTATCCAGGTGGGCCCTTCATCGATCGGCTCGCCAGGGAGGGAAATCCGGAGGCTGTCAAGCTGCCAAAACCAAAACTGCCTCGGTACGACTTTAGTTTCAGTGGATTAAAAACAGCCGTGAAGAATCTTACGCATGACGCACGACGCAAGACGCATGACGTCTGCGCCTCCTTTCAGGAAACAGTCGTTGACCATCTGATCGAAAAAACAATCGCGGCGGCCAAAAACCGTCGTTGCCGTCATGTCATTCTGTCCGGCGGTGTCGCCTGCAACTCCCGACTGAAAGAAAAACTTGGGGCGTCACTGAAGAAATCAGGCCGCCATCTCTGGTTCCCCTCTCCCAAATTCTGCACCGACAATGCGGCGATGATCGCCTACACCGGTGGGAGGTATCTTCTGCAGGGGAAGTCGTCGCCACTTGACTTGAATGCGTATGCGAACGTTGATTTAAAATCCCCCCTGGCCCCCCTTTTTCAAAGGGGGGTTGTGAAAATTTAA
- the rsmA gene encoding ribosomal RNA small subunit methyltransferase A, with product MKFRAKKSLGQHFLLNPTTIDSLLKKAHLSTEDQVLEIGPGPGLMTEKIAQKAKRLITVEKDHHYAEELKTKLKHLLHVTIVEGDFLSINLEKLLESGTWKVIANLPYNIATEVIFHLLEVSSLFSAFYLMLQKEVAERITAVPGSKNYGILSIFSQLISKNHIVMRLPPGAFTPPPKVHSAVVEFLVQETTPYDIHHLPTFESVVQAAFSQRRKMIRNGLKNVFNTMRPENMDRALKDSGIDPQARGETLPISKLANLANLLSAVNKVG from the coding sequence ATGAAGTTTCGCGCCAAAAAATCGCTCGGCCAACACTTCCTGCTGAATCCAACGACGATCGATTCCCTCCTGAAAAAGGCCCATCTCAGCACCGAGGATCAAGTCCTCGAAATCGGCCCTGGACCGGGACTCATGACGGAAAAGATCGCCCAAAAAGCAAAGCGGCTGATCACCGTTGAAAAAGATCATCATTATGCCGAAGAATTGAAAACGAAATTAAAACACCTTCTGCACGTCACCATCGTTGAAGGTGATTTTCTCTCGATTAACCTTGAGAAACTACTCGAGTCCGGAACGTGGAAGGTCATTGCAAACCTCCCCTACAATATCGCGACCGAGGTCATCTTTCACCTGCTCGAGGTCAGCAGCCTTTTTTCTGCATTTTATCTGATGTTACAGAAAGAGGTCGCGGAACGGATCACGGCAGTACCCGGCTCTAAAAATTACGGAATCCTCTCGATCTTCAGCCAGCTCATCTCCAAAAATCACATCGTTATGAGACTCCCGCCCGGTGCCTTTACGCCACCGCCGAAGGTCCATTCCGCTGTCGTCGAATTTCTGGTTCAAGAAACTACTCCCTACGATATCCATCACCTCCCGACCTTTGAGTCAGTTGTCCAGGCGGCGTTTTCACAGCGCCGGAAGATGATCCGTAACGGCCTCAAGAATGTTTTTAATACTATGAGACCAGAAAATATGGATCGTGCCCTGAAGGATTCGGGCATTGATCCGCAGGCCCGTGGCGAGACGCTCCCGATCTCAAAATTAGCAAACCTCGCGAATCTCTTGTCAGCCGTCAACAAAGTGGGATAA
- a CDS encoding deoxynucleoside kinase has translation MPSPRYIAVEGPIGVGKTSFAKKLAEDFNARLILEEADANPFLAPFYKDRAKHALKTQLLFLINRYLQQKELAQQDLFQRTVVCDYLFAKDRIFAALNLGKDEMFLYEKIYSLLDTNLPKPDLVVFLQASPEILIKHIKKRGIDYERNIDSSYLKELIDAYNRFFFSYTDTPLVVVNVSDIDFVKRKVDYESLVREILSDKKGEKHYVSIGR, from the coding sequence GTGCCATCACCCCGTTACATCGCGGTCGAAGGTCCTATTGGAGTCGGAAAAACCTCATTCGCCAAAAAACTCGCGGAGGATTTTAATGCGAGACTGATCCTCGAAGAGGCCGATGCCAACCCGTTTCTCGCCCCCTTCTATAAGGACCGGGCCAAACATGCGCTGAAGACCCAACTCCTCTTCCTGATCAACCGCTATCTCCAGCAAAAAGAGCTTGCCCAGCAGGATCTTTTCCAGAGGACAGTGGTCTGTGACTACCTCTTCGCAAAAGACCGGATCTTTGCCGCACTGAATCTTGGCAAGGATGAGATGTTCCTCTATGAGAAGATCTATTCGCTCCTCGATACGAATCTCCCAAAACCAGATCTTGTCGTCTTCCTGCAGGCCTCGCCCGAGATTTTGATCAAGCATATCAAGAAGCGCGGGATTGATTACGAAAGAAACATTGACTCTTCATACCTGAAAGAATTGATCGATGCCTACAACAGATTCTTTTTTTCTTATACGGATACCCCTCTGGTTGTTGTGAATGTCTCCGACATCGATTTTGTAAAACGAAAGGTCGATTACGAAAGTCTCGTCCGAGAGATCCTGTCCGATAAAAAGGGTGAGAAACACTACGTGTCGATTGGAAGGTAA
- a CDS encoding nucleoside deaminase, with amino-acid sequence MNHNKFMRLAIKKTQQGMKMGNTPFGACIVKGSQVISCSHNQVWKDCDITAHAEVTAIRAACKKWKAVDLSGCVIYSTCEPCPMCFAACHWAGISKIIYGAAIQDARRIGFNELSLSNKMMKRLGKTPMTVQGGFLRKECLELFQKFETLKTRRIY; translated from the coding sequence ATGAACCATAATAAATTCATGCGCTTGGCGATCAAAAAGACGCAGCAAGGGATGAAAATGGGAAACACCCCCTTCGGCGCCTGCATTGTAAAAGGTTCCCAAGTCATCAGCTGCTCCCACAATCAGGTCTGGAAAGACTGTGATATCACGGCCCATGCCGAGGTGACGGCAATCCGTGCCGCCTGTAAAAAATGGAAGGCAGTTGACCTCTCCGGCTGCGTGATTTATTCCACCTGTGAGCCGTGTCCGATGTGCTTCGCCGCCTGTCATTGGGCTGGGATTTCGAAGATAATCTATGGGGCAGCGATTCAGGATGCCCGTCGGATAGGGTTTAATGAGCTTTCTCTTTCGAACAAGATGATGAAGAGATTAGGGAAGACTCCAATGACTGTTCAAGGAGGTTTTTTGAGAAAAGAATGTCTCGAACTCTTCCAGAAATTTGAAACTTTGAAGACCAGAAGAATTTATTAA
- the panB gene encoding 3-methyl-2-oxobutanoate hydroxymethyltransferase, whose product MKSKITIPKIQKMKAGGEKIATITCYDFSFAKIVDQSGIEIILVGDSLGMVIQGEPNTLPVTIDQMIYHSACVARGLTVPHLVTDMPFMSYQTSLKDALQNAGRLMKKGRAESIKIEGGVEVAELIYRMNRLGIPVMGHIGLQPQSIHKYGGYKIRGKTFEEEKTLLEDARAIEEAGAWGVVLEGVPREVAEKITKRLKIPTIGIGSGPECDGQVLVLYDLLGLDPEFQPRFVKRYANLFETVSQALNQYKKEVKEKSFPANEHSFRKNLIDAKDKFHTRNALPRAKGANG is encoded by the coding sequence ATGAAATCCAAGATCACAATCCCGAAGATCCAAAAAATGAAGGCGGGCGGGGAGAAGATTGCGACAATTACCTGTTATGACTTCTCCTTCGCGAAGATTGTCGATCAGTCAGGGATTGAGATCATCTTGGTCGGTGACTCCCTCGGGATGGTCATTCAAGGCGAGCCAAACACGCTGCCGGTCACGATCGATCAGATGATCTATCACAGTGCGTGCGTTGCGCGTGGACTGACCGTCCCTCATCTGGTGACCGATATGCCGTTCATGAGCTATCAAACCTCGCTCAAGGATGCGCTCCAGAATGCCGGGCGACTCATGAAGAAGGGACGGGCCGAGTCGATCAAGATCGAGGGGGGAGTCGAGGTCGCCGAACTGATCTACCGAATGAACCGTCTTGGCATACCGGTCATGGGACATATCGGCCTTCAACCCCAGTCGATCCATAAGTACGGTGGTTACAAGATCCGTGGAAAGACATTCGAGGAAGAGAAGACCCTCCTCGAAGATGCACGCGCCATAGAAGAGGCGGGGGCATGGGGGGTTGTGCTGGAGGGGGTCCCACGCGAGGTCGCTGAGAAGATCACGAAGAGACTCAAGATCCCGACAATCGGCATCGGCTCTGGCCCCGAGTGCGACGGTCAGGTCCTTGTCCTCTATGATCTGTTGGGGCTTGATCCTGAATTTCAACCCCGTTTCGTCAAACGTTATGCCAATCTTTTTGAAACCGTTTCCCAGGCATTGAACCAATATAAAAAAGAGGTGAAGGAGAAATCCTTTCCTGCAAATGAACATTCTTTTCGAAAGAATCTGATCGATGCAAAAGATAAATTCCATACAAGAAATGCTCTCCCACGCGCAAAAGGGGCGAACGGATAA